In the Prochlorococcus sp. MIT 1307 genome, one interval contains:
- a CDS encoding dihydrolipoyl dehydrogenase: MTEANFDFDLIVIGAGYGGFDAAKHAAENGLQVAIVESREMGGTCVNRGCVPSKALLAASGKVRELADSQHLSGFGIHAAPVRFERQKIADHANNLVSAIRNNLTKTLERSGVTILRGQGRLEGNQCVGLREISGVDRVFTTKDVILATGSDPFVPPGIEIDGRTVFTSDEAISLEWLPRWIAIIGSGYIGLEFADIYTALGCEVTMIEALDRIMPTFDPDLTKLASRQLIDGRDIDARAGLLASKVTPGCPVLIELSDVKTREFVQELQVDAVLVATGRVPTSSGLNLSSVGVELNRGYVPIDDGMRVLKKGEPIPNLWAVGDVTGKLMLAHTAAAQGTVAVDNILGNSRIIDYRSIPAATFTHPEISSVGCSEVEAKELASKEDFELGIVRSYFKGNSKALAEIESDGLMKLLFRKDTGEVLGAHIYGLHAADLIQEVANAVARRQNVVALSREVHTHPTLSEVVEVAYKQAAKQLN, encoded by the coding sequence GTGACCGAAGCCAATTTCGACTTCGATTTGATTGTGATAGGGGCAGGTTATGGCGGCTTTGATGCTGCTAAACATGCTGCTGAAAATGGACTCCAGGTGGCGATTGTTGAATCGCGTGAGATGGGAGGGACCTGTGTGAACAGAGGGTGTGTGCCCTCTAAGGCTTTATTAGCGGCAAGCGGCAAAGTTAGGGAGTTGGCTGATTCGCAACATTTGTCTGGGTTTGGCATTCACGCTGCGCCTGTTCGATTTGAGAGGCAAAAAATTGCCGATCATGCAAATAATTTGGTCTCAGCTATTCGAAACAATTTAACTAAAACACTAGAGCGATCAGGGGTTACTATTCTGCGTGGGCAAGGAAGGTTGGAAGGTAATCAATGTGTTGGGCTAAGAGAAATTAGTGGGGTTGATCGGGTTTTTACTACCAAAGATGTAATCCTTGCAACTGGTTCTGACCCATTTGTGCCCCCTGGAATTGAAATTGATGGAAGAACAGTTTTTACAAGTGATGAGGCCATTAGCCTTGAATGGCTGCCTCGCTGGATAGCCATTATTGGGAGTGGTTATATAGGTCTTGAATTCGCAGATATATATACAGCTTTGGGCTGTGAGGTCACGATGATCGAGGCCCTTGATCGGATTATGCCTACTTTTGATCCTGACCTAACAAAATTAGCGTCACGTCAATTGATTGACGGGCGAGATATTGATGCACGTGCTGGCTTATTAGCCAGCAAAGTAACGCCTGGTTGCCCAGTACTTATTGAATTGTCAGATGTCAAAACGCGTGAGTTTGTTCAAGAGTTACAAGTAGATGCAGTATTGGTGGCGACAGGAAGGGTCCCAACTTCCTCTGGATTGAATTTGAGTTCAGTTGGTGTAGAGCTCAATAGAGGTTATGTCCCTATTGACGACGGAATGCGGGTGTTAAAGAAAGGGGAACCAATCCCTAACCTTTGGGCCGTTGGAGATGTCACGGGTAAGCTGATGTTGGCTCACACTGCTGCTGCTCAAGGAACAGTTGCTGTGGACAACATTCTCGGGAATAGTCGAATTATCGACTATCGCAGCATCCCTGCTGCTACTTTTACGCACCCAGAGATAAGTTCAGTTGGTTGTTCTGAGGTAGAGGCAAAAGAACTTGCCTCTAAAGAAGATTTTGAGTTAGGAATTGTTCGCAGTTATTTCAAGGGGAATTCAAAGGCTTTGGCTGAGATTGAAAGTGATGGCCTGATGAAGTTGCTTTTTCGAAAAGATACTGGAGAAGTTCTTGGTGCACACATATATGGCTTGCATGCTGCTGATTTGATTCAGGAAGTGGCTAACGCCGTTGCAAGACGGCAAAACGTGGTTGCGTT